The following proteins are co-located in the Penaeus monodon isolate SGIC_2016 chromosome 10, NSTDA_Pmon_1, whole genome shotgun sequence genome:
- the LOC119577706 gene encoding uncharacterized protein LOC119577706 produces MLAGQAPLDFYAILEGMVYQGYRDHREAIGSPEELIRRVFLQGLPLARELLALKEGDSVQSLVEASQRLWNARVGVSSHDEPPKLPAEPRRPGIAEISRDQPRAYHQEISDRQSLLGMSKRRTCSTRVPLSEWPERRSSTHLWVPKEPKKGPCGRPLVKIRVGGVDVTAFIDTGSEVTLLKMGASQTMTPKRIYHEGRGLRGVSGRLFEATSEWDVDLVHNHTPRRDYLKLQGIILPITYAVGTTLGITAVAEFTPKNHLVVIVLVTVPQTFNGKEVLLEAATDKVVIPRTVVVPENGIASVWVVNGGGRPIHLHNGTHVATGALCTVVELKQSPEGSYPVEEQFKDNSTDAELLPEEFKKEGDASDPDFRFEDDDFDVAYGQLDFGYDEGDFVVFPEISLDDPPDIASVTMATDDQENGPDLRHLSHMQCEGILALLANYPRLFSSDKFSIGTVPDVQHRIPTHETQPLCTRQWRLPEAAKQQIREECDAMLEAGVIEPSMSPWLSPVVLVKKKDGTVRFCVDYRRLNSVTIADTYPLPRIDELVDELRETAVFSLLDSRSAYWSIPVAPEDRPKTAFSDGYRLFQWRRMPFGLSTAPTTFQRTMNAILSPVLGRHTLAYLDDIVVYSKNFDEHLCHLKETLDLLDSAGLKLNVNKCEFVVQNFRFLGFRVTPEGILPDPDKVRAIAEMPAPKTVKGVRRFLGATGFFRKHVPDYAKVAAPLTQLIKKDTRFKWTDECQRAFQSLKDALMNAPILLAIGAALMQRDSENKPHTIAYFSRKLRGPETRYSATDAEALAVIESVRAFDPYVYGRKFTVYTDHRPLVYVFPKENEVPKDV; encoded by the exons ATGCTTGCAGGGCAGGCTCCTCTTGATTTTTATGCAATACTCGAGGGAATGGTGTATCAAGGCTATCGAGATCACCGAGAAGCAATAGGTAGCCCTGAGGAGTTAATTCGAAGGGTATTTTTACAAGGATTGCCACTGGCAAGAGAGCTTCTCGCTCTTAAAGAAGGTGATTCGGTTCAGTCACTTGTTGAAGCTTCACAACGGCTATGGAATGCCAGAGTAGGAGTGTCTAGCCATGATGAACCTCCTAAACTTCCTGCTGAACCACGTAGACCTGGTATTGCAGAGATCTCTCGTGACCAACCTCGTGCATATCACCAAGAAATCAGCGATCGACAATCTTTGCTGGGGATGTCAAAGAGAAGGACATGTTCGACGAGAGTGCCCCTTTCAGAATGGCCAGAGAGGAGGAGCTCCACTCACCTCTGGGTACCAAAGGAGCCCAAGAAAG GGCCATGCGGGAGACCTCTAGTGAAGATCCGTGTTGGAGGAGTAGATGTTACAGCTTTTATTGATACCGGATCTGAAGTTACTCTGCTAAAAATGGGTGCTTCACAAACAATGACCCCAAAAAGAATTTACCATGAGGGACGTGGTCTTCGAGGAGTTTCAGGCCGGCTCTTCGAGGCTACATCTGAGTGGGATGTTGAT TTGGTACATAATCATACTCCACGAAGAGATTACCTGAAGCTTCAAGGGATAATCCTTCCTATAACTTATGCTGTTGGGACGACTTTAGGTATCACTGCTGTAGCCGAATTCACTCCTAAGAATCACT TGGTCGTTATTGTTTTGGTTACTGTGCCTCAGACTTTCAATGGTAAGGAAGTGCTTCTAGAAGCAGCCACTGACAAAGTTGTCATTCCTAGAACGGTAGTTGTGCCTGAGAATGGAATTGCTTCTGTATGGGTAGTGAATGGAGGAGGTCGTCCCATACACCTACACAATGGTACACACGTGGCCACTGGAGCACTTTGCACTGTGGTGGAGCTGAAGCAATCACCTGAAGGATCTTATCCTGTTGAGGAGCAGTTCAAGGATAACTCTACTGATGCTGAACTTTTACCTGAGGAATTCAAGAAGGAAGGTGATGCCTCTGATCCAGACTTTAGATTCgaggatgatgattttgatgtagCCTATGGCCAATTAGATTTCGGCTATGATGAAGGTGACTTTGTTGTTTTTCCTGAGATAAGCTTAGATGATCCTCCAGATATTGCATCGGTAACTATGGCAACAGACGATCAAGAAAATGGCCCAGATTTGAGGCATTTATCACACATGCAATGTGAAGGTATTTTGGCACTATTGGCTAATTATCCACGTCTTTTTAGCTCAGATAAGTTCTCTATTGGCACTGTGCCAGATGTACAGCACCGTATACCTACACATGAGACTCAGCCTTTATGTACACGTCAATGGCGACTACCTGAAGCAGCTAAGCAACAGATACGCGAGGAGTGTGATGCCATGCTTGAGGCTGGTGTGATTGAACCAAGCATGTCACCCTGGCTCTCACCCGTAGtgcttgttaaaaaaaaggatggaaccGTTCGCTTCTGTGTAGATTATCGTCGGCTGAACTCTGTGACAATAGCTGACACCTATCCTTTGCCAAGGATTGATGAGCTGGTGGATGAGCTTAGAGAGACAGCAGTCTTTTCACTACTTGACAGTAGGAGTGCTTACTGGAGTATCCCTGTGGCACCTGAAGATAGGCCAAAGACGGCATTTAGCGATGGGTATCGCCTTTTTCAGTGGCGACGTATGCCATTTGGTTTGTCTACGGCACCAACAACTTTTCAGCGAACTATGAATGCCATTCTTAGCCCAGTTCTCGGCCGACATACATTAGCTTACTTAGATGACATTGTTGTCTACAGTAAGAACTTTGATGAACATCTGTGTCATCTGAAAGAAACACTGGATCTATTAGACTCTGCTGGATTGAAGCTAAATGTTAACAAATGTGAATTCGTTGTGCAGAACTTCAGGTTCTTAGGATTCCGAGTTACTCCTGAAGGTATTCTCCCTGATCCTGACAAAGTTCGAGCAATTGCGGAGATGCCAGCCCCAAAAACAGTCAAGGGAGTAAGAAGATTCTTAGGAGCTACAGGATTCTTCAGAAAGCATGTTCCTGATTATGCTAAAGTAGCTGCACCCTTGACCCAGCTTATCAAGAAAGATACTAGATTCAAATGGACAGATGAGTGTCAGAGAGCGTTTCAATCTTTGAAAGATGCTTTGATGAATGCCCCGATTTTAC TTGCCATTGGTGCTGCATTAATGCAGAGAGATAGTGAGAACAAGCCCCATACCATAGCCTACTTCAGTCGAAAGTTGAGAGGACCAGAGACTCGATATTCCGCTACTGACGCAGAAGCTCTGGCCGTTATCGAAAGCGTCCGGGCATTTGACCCTTATGTGTATGGTCGCAAATTCACTGTGTATACTGACCATCGACCACTTGTGTACGTTTTCCCCAAAGAAAACGAAGTCCCCAAGGATGTCTAG